DNA from Timaviella obliquedivisa GSE-PSE-MK23-08B:
ATTTGGCACTGGAGTAGAGTGAGACGCACGAAGTCTGACATCAAGGTTGGTATTTGTTGAGGATCGGCATTCATTCAGGGTTGTTGCTATGGATAGTCCAATTGAACCGGGTGTGCTAAATCGATGGTTTCCGCCCGATCGCCAAGCCCAGTATGTTGAGCAATTGCGGGCACAGCGGGGGTTAACCCGTCGGCGTGCCGAATGCTTCGTGCGCCTCTGGGCATATCTCGTTTTGAAAAATCTTCAGCCCATACCCAAGGTTCCCATCGTTGATCTAGATTCCTTGGAGCATCCTGTTTCTTGTACCCATCGAGAAGCGGCTGATTTGTTTTACTCTGAGTCAGAGCGGGGGAGCGATCGGGCGGCAGGCATGATGATCGATCTCCTGGTGCAGGCGGGCTTGGTGGAAAAAAACTTCGATGGCAATACCAATATGCTCTTCATCCGGGCGGTGCCAGAGCTAAAAAAATCGGCTGTACCCAATGCCCCTATTTCGCTCCAGCCCGATAATTTTAACCCTCGCACGGATGCGGTTCCTGTCGCCACATTGCTCTCTCACAGCTACAACTGGATGACCTCTAGTAAAACGGCAGTAGCGCAGAAGGCAACTCGGCTTTTGCGGCAATGGGCACAGCAATACCCTAACACGATGCGAGTTTTGCGCAGAAGCGATACGCTTCAGCCCGTCGGGTTTTATACCATTTACCCGATCGCCCCTATCTCTGAAGGCAACTTATTTTTACCTCCCAGCCTTAGCCTGCATTTGTGTACCGATGGCGCTGTTGACCCTTTGGAAATGGCAAAGCCGGGTGATCTTGATTGTGTTGCGGTGTTCGTTCGTAGTTGGACGCTGGATGAGGCTTATAAAACCTACGATTCGGTTTGTCTATTCATGGAAGATACGCGCCAAACTTTCATTAAAATGCAGCAAGATTTTCCTAACATTTCTGACATTTATGTGATGCCCATTCATCCAAGCTATGAGGCGTTGGCGCAGGTATTGGGCTTTCAAAAAACAATTCAAGATCCGCAGTCTTATTTGTGTTGGATGTATTTGGCGCTCGATCATTTTTTGGAGTTGGATATAGAGAAGGCGATCGCCCAGCTTTTTTGAAAGTTTTGGCTCCCTCCCCTCTGGTGATGATAAGGGTTGGGGATGAGGGCGGCTCGGAGATTTGTAAAACTAAGATGTACTCGCTCACCTCTCTCATGAGCAATGTCATAGGGTTGCCAGAACGCGCGCTGCTTGGCAAAACCGCAAGGGTCGCTCGTTCATTTACCCCAGAACCAGCCATAGATAGTCGTCATTTCTTGTTTTGTCCTATCGCAAAAGTTGATGCACTGGGATCAAAACATTGGGAAATGCTAACGGCTGGATATGACTTTCGCTCATCACCTGCTGAGATTGGTACTTTCCGTTTAGGGGGTCACGAAACACAATCAGCTTCATGTCTTTAAGATTTACTACCCAGTATTCACGAATGTTTACTTCTGCGTAGATATCTGCTTTGATGTTTAGATCTTTTTCTAAGCTGGTGTTGGAATACTCAATCACCCAAAATATATCTTCTGGATAAGGGTGATGACTCCGGTAATAATCCTCGACTCGTTCTGCGATCGCCAAATCGGGTTCTGGTTCTGAGCCGTTGGGTAGAGTAATCGGTTTAGCAAATCTGACATGAGCTTGTTCTCCCAGGAGTCTAACTAAAAATTCTCCTGCCCGACTCGAATCACTCGCATGGGGTGTTCCTTCTGGGGACATTTCAACAATAACTCCGTTCAATAGTTCAACTCGGCAATTATCCAGAATTCCTGCTTCTACAATGCGGTGATATTGCTCTAGAGTGATTTTTGCAGGAATAAGTGCAGGTTGTTGTGATTGTAATGGCGTTTGGGTCATAGTTTTACCATAGAAAGATATGTGTGGTTATTTAACTCACTGCAAATTGTGTAAATTGGCGCATGATAATGATCGATATTGGTTTAAAGTTTCCATTGGACAATCTCCTGAGTGCTGGGATCGTAGATGAGCAAGTGGGTTTGACTTCTCATCATCTCAAAAATCAGAGATCTGATAACTCTTGTAAAAATTCATCTGGGTTCAATTCAATTTCTCTCAAAATTTCCCTGATCAAGAGGACGGGAAAGATCTCGTCCCTTTGTGTTTTGGAAGTGTTGTCGTTCTGCCGTCTGGATGTCGATAAAATGCATGACTGCCTTTTTGTCTGACTGCCTCAAATCCTAGTTTCAGCAGAAGTTTTTCCATCGTTTGAAAATTGACGATGGGCAGTCGGCTCATACACCGACCTCAATCTGTTGAATACCAACAAAGCGTGGCAGATTCGGATCATGACCGTACTCTTCCAAACATAGCTCTAGTACTTCTTTAAGATTGCCTTGCAGTTCATCTAAACTGGTTGCTTGCGTATGTGCTCCGGCAACTCCAGGAACAATGCCGACATAAAGCTTTGTATCTGGATCATATTCAACGTAAGCGCTAAAAACCTGCATTCTCTAAAGCCTCAGCTTGGATAATTGTTGAATGCCTTGCACCCGCATACCCATAACAAATGTTTCACCCGTATTTTACCATTCTCACAAAAACACTGTGTTTTAGCGTGGTCGTGAAAGTGGGGCGCATATTTTCTCGCTAGGAATGAGGAGAATCGATCGCCCACAGATCAATGATGGGGAGTCCTTGCTGTTCTTTCGCTGCGAGTTCCAGGTTAAGGGTGAGGAGTTTTTCTAGAAGATCTTTACAAAGGCAAATACCAGACTTTATCTGCTAAATCTTCTGGCTTGCTCACCTGAGCCACAATTTCTAGATCACAAACGCAATTCCCAATAGAAATGAGTTTCTGATGAGCATAAAGAACTCCAGAAAATCGAATGCCTTGCTGTTGGCGGCGATTTGCTTCGATTAGAAAATCAGAGTCTTGAGAAAAGATGACACGCTGAAGCTCGGAGGCTCGATCTAAGATAATCAGATCATCAACGCCATTACGCCCATCTTCCTGAACAGTCAAAACATCAACGCCTCGCATCCGCAGACCCATTGTGATTGCCCGGTGAACGTGTTCGTCCATATAAAGGGCAATGCTCATGGTAATCGTCCGTTTTTCCGCAATTGTTCGGCGAGTGCTGAGATGCCGGACTGTTGTCGCAACTGTTCTGTGTGCTCAAGGCGCTGCTGGATATCAGAATCAAGCTTTTGTTTATGATCCCAGTAATAAGCTAGGGCAGAGTAGATTTGGCTCATGGTTAGATAAGGATGTTGGAAATGAATTTCTTCAGGACTCCAACCGTAAGCCTGTTGAGCCTCAATGATTTCTATTACTTTCATTGTCGTCCCAGAAATAATGGGAACGTGGCGCTCATTGAGTTGCACGTATTTATGCTCGGTAGCAGCAAAAGCCATAATCTTTACCTTGCTTGCTGTATTTTTGTCTCAACTTTTAAATCTTGAGGCGTGTAGATTTATTTTAGCGTTAGGCTGTCAATCGTTTCACTGCTCATTCGATCGCCCAAGGACTCATTACAGAGAGTCCTTGCTGTTCTTTGGCTGTGAGTTCGAGGTTAAGGGTGAGGAGTTTTTTTAGGAGATCTTAAACTAATTCGATGTGTAACTGCTTTCCTAGGGCGATCGCTGCACGTTCTAGCGTTTGCAGGGTAGCCGATTCATTTTGTGGATCAAGTAATCGATCTAATGCTGTGCGGCTTGTGTTCATTCGTTTTGCCATTTCAGTTTTAGAGAGATTTTTCTCTTCCATGAGTTGAGCAATTTGAAATGCTAAGACTCGTTTTATTGCTGTTGTTTCTACTTCTGCTATGATTCCTTCCTCTGTCAAAAAGTCATCAAAGTTACTGCCAAGATGAGTTTCAATCATAAATTTCCTCGTAGTTTCGCTAATCTAGTTCTCGCTATTTCTAAATCATCCAACGATGTTTTCTGTGATTTCTTAACAAAGCCATGTAGAAGCACTATGCCATCGTTACCCATTGAATTAGTGTACCATTTTTGGGACAATTCATCTTATCATTTAGGGTTTCCGCTCCCATCGATCGCCCAAGGATCAATGACGGGGAGTCCTTGCTGTTCTTTTTCTGCCAGTTCGAGGTTAAGGGTGAGGTTGAATATGTCTCCGTCGGCTCGTGAGTACTGACTGCATATTCTTATGAAACGGTTCATATCACGAACGATATAATTTAAGAAAACTATCCTTACGTTTTAATTGAGACAATGAACTCTTCCTCTGCACAACAGCAACTTCTAGAAGCAATCGCACCCCTGAGCGATCGTGAAATTACCTTGATTCTGCAATTTATTGAAACGCTTACCCATAAGCCGATTTCATTAGCAGACGCTAACCCTGATCCTCTCGCAAACTTCGTTGGAGCATCTCATCACGGTAGCCTTGCTAGTGCGATCGATCAGTCGCTCTATGATTAATCGACTGCTTATTGATACATGGGGATGGCTGACGCTTCATGATGCAGGCGAACGCTGACACTCGGAAGTCGCCACTTTTTATCGAACTGTGCTAGCTCAAAAAACGCTTGTCTATACTACAACTTTCATTCTTGACGAGACTTTTACTCTGTTCTTTAAACGCCTCAACTCCTACCAAACGCAACGGGCGATGTTACAACTTTCTGCCGCGTTTGATACAAAGCAATTTCACCTCGTTCAAATTAATGAACTACGCTTTATTCAAGCTCAAACCTTACGCCTAAAGTATCTCGACAAACCTCAGATTTCTTTTACAGACCTCAGTTCAATGGTCGTTATGCAAGAGTTTGATATTGAACAAGTTCTAACTGAGGATGCTCACTTTACTCAAGTTGGATTAGGGTTTGAACGTGTACCCTGAGATTCGTGCTGCTTTAGATGGGGGCTTTGGCACCTACGATCGCCTCTCCCCGTTTCTCTTTTTCTGCTAGTTCCAGGTTAAGAAGGTTTCTCTAGCGATTGTGATAGGCTTGGTAGTAGATGATTAGGCAATAAAAGCAATGCCTGTACAAACGAAAGCTCAAGTGCTGTCTCTTCTTCAGGAATCTCAACAGGAGTTACACCGCTTTGGTGTAAGCCGTTGTGGTATTTTTGGTTCGTTTGTGCGGGATACTGAAATTCATGATCAAAGTGATGTTGATATTTTGGTTGCTTTTGAGCAAGGTCAAAAGACCTTTGATAATTTTATTCACTTATCTTTTTTTCTTGAAGATATTTTTGGTCGATCGATCTGGTCACTGTTGAGTCGTTAAGCCCATACATTAGTGAACGTATTTTGGGTGAAGTTGAATATGTCTCCGTCGGCTCGTGAGTATTTACTGCATACTCTTAATCGAAGCTACTGCCAAGGTAGTCTTTATTCATTGTCAGTAAACATCATCATGTCTGCCAATATCAATCATCATGAGTGCACTCTCGGTTTCACCTACTATTTCCTGAAAACTAAAAATAATTCGACAGTCATATTCGACAGTACAAGCCCATAAATCCTTTAACTCTCCTTTAAGTTTATGAGTTCTGAGAGATGGATCAAAAGGGTTGTCCGCCAAACATTCGAGCACTGTAATTACTTTGACTTGAATAGAAGGTTGCTTCTTAATGAGTCGTTTGAACGCACGGCGAAATCCTTCTTCCCAAATGACGGTTCTCATTCTTCTGAGTCTCCGACTATATCGGCAATCAGATCTTGCATGGTGCCGACTTTTGCAGTTCCCATATTAAATGCGTTCTGGACTTGAATGGAGCGCTGTAGAATCTCTTGACGACGATCGACACTGCGACGTTTTTGAATTAAGTTAAAAAGCACGTCTTGTTCTTCTTCGCTGAGGGCTTCAACCACTTCGATCGCGGTTTGTAAGGAGGAGGTTTGAGGGGTGGGATTTTGAGTCATGGTTTTTAACACTGAAGGAGAGGCGATCGCGATCTACATTTTAGCGGTTCAGGGTTCTAGACGGGGTGCCCAGGCTCCCACCACTGATGCCCCTTGCTTTTCTTTTTCTGCCAGTTCGAGGTTGAGGGTGAGAAGTTTTTCGAGCAGATCATCGGTTTTTTTGAAGCCGTAGGCGGTGAGAACAAGGTCATCAAGTTGGGTGTGGAGTTTGTGGAGTTGGCTGCTGGGTTCGTGGAAAAATTTGTTGTAGAGGGTGGTGATGCCCCACTGTTTTTTCTCCATTTGTTCGGTGCGGTAGGTGTGGAGGGTTTGGGCGGCGGTGCGGATTGCGGCGATTTGTTTGGGGGTGGGGGTTTGGGGGAAAGGAAAGGTTTCAAAACATGTGTTGTGGGTGTAAGCGATATCTGCTTTAAGCGTTGATTTTTGGGCGTGCATCCAGGTTCGATGAGTGTTGGAAGTGAGGATGCCGAGGATATAAAAATCGTCTGAAGCTACAACAACAGATTTATCTCCAGGAAGCCAATTTTTGAAAAAAGGAATAAAGATTGCCCATTTAGAAACTCTGGGAACGGCGAAACAAATTGAAAGAGGGGCGATCGCTTTTCTCATTTTCGGAGCATTTTCACCAAACTTCCACCAATTTAATCTCCGCACATCTCGTCTATTCGTATCCCGTTCAGGCTTTACATATTTTTTAATATGCTCAAATGGAAGTTCATAGTCACTAGCGTCTTCAAGGCTCATATCACCAAAATCAATGACCCAGCGTTCAGGCTTGCCATGCGTATTTTGAGCTAAATTTGCTCCCATTGAAAATAGTTTGATTACTTTTTGATTATTTATATCTGCTTTAGTCCATTCTTGTACAAGGGATTCTGTAATCAGAAAGCCTTTTCCGAGAGGAATTACACCTTGAAAACAGTGATTCAGATTCGCATTCAATCGTACTGCTTTTGATACATCTAACGTTGATTTCAGCGCAGAATTAATGCTAGTAACAATTTGATTATCCAGATGATATTTTCCGGGTAATTGCTTTGCCCAATTCACTAAACTTACATGAACATTCGCCTCACCTGACCAAGGTTGAGTTGAAATCGCTTCATGAATATAGCCGCCGTTTTCACCAATGTAATCCAGCGATGCTATCCGGCTTTTACCTTGGCTGACTGAATTTGTACCCACCAATCCGGCTCTACCTTGATCGTTTAAATGGTCATGAGTAAGCCGAAACCAGTAAGCGCAGAAATCAACATCTTTTACATCTGAAAATTTCCTAAACACCCGATCGATATAATCATCTCCCAAATTCATCCGCAAATGCTTTCCACCTAAAAACGGAGGATTGCCAATCACCGCATCTGCCTTTGCCCATTCACTAAACAACGCATCTCGACAAACAATATTATTATCCAACGTATCCAACGGCAACGCAGGCTCACTCAACCCATACTTATCGATCGCAATCTTCCGCGCAATCATCATCGTTACCCGCGCCAACTGCACCGCAAACTCATTCGTATCCATGCCAAAAAACTGCATCGGCGTAACAAACCCGATCGCCATTTGCCCCGAATCCCCGCGCCTCCGGTCTTGAATTTTCTGCAACAACAACCGCTCAATCCGCTTCAACTCCTGATACGCCACATACAAAAAATTACCCGACCCACACGCCGGATCAAGCACCCGATACGCCTGTAATTCCAGTTGCAAAACATTTAATTCCGCGATCGTACTGGCATCCTCAATTCGTTCCTCCCAGTAATCACTAATCGTGGGGCGGACAATCTGCCGAATATCTACCTCGCTGGTAAAATGAATTCCATGGGCATGACGCTTAGACGGATCGATCGCCCCTCAAAAATGTTCCCAAAAATAGACGGACGGACATTGCTCCAATCATCCCGCGCGCATACATCCAAAATCTCCAACTCCTTCCCCGTCAGATCGATCGGATGCACCTTCGCAAACAATCCCCCATTAAAATATTCCACCCCCTGATAGCGCCCCGCACGCGTCACCCCCTGCCGATTCATCTGCTCAAACAATCCCCCCAACAAATCGAAAGCACTCCCCTGACCTGCCATACAATCTTGAATTAGCCCCACAAACAAATCCCGTGGCAACAGCGCCCGATCCTCCGCAAACATCGCCATCACACACTGAAGCGTCAACTGCTGCAACTGCTCTTCCGAAAACTCACTAAACCCCTGCCGTCGCCCCCGCTCAACCACCGCCTGATAAAACTCACCCATCCGCCGCGCCGATCGCTCCGTCACATCCACCTGATTATTGTGGAACACAGGCTTGCGTCCGCCAATCTCCATAAACGTCAGTGCCCCCGCCCGCTCCGGCAACTGCGTCAAAAGAATGCGATCGACAGGCTCATCCACCTGATTCTCGAAGTCAAAAATCCAAAACTCATCAAAATTGCACAGCATCGCATAGCGCGGACGGTTCGGCGTAATCCGCATCCAATACCGCTCCACCTGAGCATAATGCTGGCTCAAATCTTCCTTACGCGACTTCATCTCGATCAGCACGCCGGGGACTCCGGGGCGCGATCGCCAAATCAAATCCGCATAACCCATCTTTCCTTTCTTACTCGCTTTCGCCAACCGATCCTCAAACTCTGCCCCCGCCTCCTTAATGCCCTCATGCCCAAACGCCTGAAAAAACCGCGTCAGAAAAGTCTGCGCCTCGCTCTTCTCATCCCCCCGAATATGCTGCTGGCAATAGTCAACAAAAGCAGAGAGATTTTGAGAAGTAGACATAGCGGTATTTCTGGGCTTGCTGAGGGACTGACTAGGCATTGCCGAATTGCGGGATGAAGTCTGGTTCCCCTGCCCTCTTAGGGAAGGGGCCAGGGGTTAGATCAATTCGGCTACGCAGCTAGATAGACCTCTCCCCAACCCCCTCTCCTGAAGGAAAGGGGCTTTAATTCAGATTCATACTTTTATTCAGCAACGCCACTGAATATCTCTCAAAGGTTACTCGATTAAGGCAAATCTGTGTGCCCCATCAAATAGCGATCGCACTCCCGCGCCACGCCGCGACCTTCATTGAACGCCCACACCACCAAACTCTGCCCCCGCCGACAATCGCCAGCCGCAAACACACCTGGAATGCTAGTCGTGTACTTGTCATGCTCTGCCTTAACATTGCTGCGCCCATCGCGTTCAACCCCGATCGCATCCAACAACGGCTGCTCCGGTCCTAAAAAGCCCATTGCCAACAGCACCAACTGCGCGGGTAGAACTTGCTCAGATCCCGGTACGTGCGCCGGAATAAACTGTCCTTTCTCATTCTTCTGCCAGTCTACCTGCACCGTATGCACCGCCTTAACGTGCCCGTTCTCATCGCCCTCAAAACGAGTCGCAGTCGTCAAATAGCCCCGTGGATCATCGCCAAACGTAGCAGCCGCTTCTTCCTGCCCGTAGTCTACACGGTACACCTTGGGCCATTCGGGCCAGGGATTATTGGCATCGCGGGTCATGGGAGGTTTGGGTAAAATTTCGAGCTGAACCAGGCTCTTACAGTTATGCCGAATGGAAGTACCCGCGCAGTCTGTGCCCGTATCACCGCCGCCGATAATGACGATATCTTTATCTTTAGCTGAGATAAAA
Protein-coding regions in this window:
- a CDS encoding Uma2 family endonuclease; translated protein: MTQTPLQSQQPALIPAKITLEQYHRIVEAGILDNCRVELLNGVIVEMSPEGTPHASDSSRAGEFLVRLLGEQAHVRFAKPITLPNGSEPEPDLAIAERVEDYYRSHHPYPEDIFWVIEYSNTSLEKDLNIKADIYAEVNIREYWVVNLKDMKLIVFRDPLNGKYQSQQVMSESHIQPLAFPNVLIPVHQLLR
- a CDS encoding type II toxin-antitoxin system HicA family toxin translates to MSRLPIVNFQTMEKLLLKLGFEAVRQKGSHAFYRHPDGRTTTLPKHKGTRSFPSS
- a CDS encoding type II toxin-antitoxin system HicB family antitoxin, whose amino-acid sequence is MQVFSAYVEYDPDTKLYVGIVPGVAGAHTQATSLDELQGNLKEVLELCLEEYGHDPNLPRFVGIQQIEVGV
- a CDS encoding DUF5615 family PIN-like protein codes for the protein MDEHVHRAITMGLRMRGVDVLTVQEDGRNGVDDLIILDRASELQRVIFSQDSDFLIEANRRQQQGIRFSGVLYAHQKLISIGNCVCDLEIVAQVSKPEDLADKVWYLPL
- a CDS encoding DUF433 domain-containing protein, which gives rise to MAFAATEHKYVQLNERHVPIISGTTMKVIEIIEAQQAYGWSPEEIHFQHPYLTMSQIYSALAYYWDHKQKLDSDIQQRLEHTEQLRQQSGISALAEQLRKNGRLP
- a CDS encoding helix-turn-helix domain-containing protein; this translates as MIETHLGSNFDDFLTEEGIIAEVETTAIKRVLAFQIAQLMEEKNLSKTEMAKRMNTSRTALDRLLDPQNESATLQTLERAAIALGKQLHIELV
- a CDS encoding type II toxin-antitoxin system RelE/ParE family toxin — translated: MGNDGIVLLHGFVKKSQKTSLDDLEIARTRLAKLRGNL
- a CDS encoding type II toxin-antitoxin system mRNA interferase toxin, RelE/StbE family, giving the protein MRTVIWEEGFRRAFKRLIKKQPSIQVKVITVLECLADNPFDPSLRTHKLKGELKDLWACTVEYDCRIIFSFQEIVGETESALMMIDIGRHDDVY